Sequence from the Pedobacter sp. D749 genome:
GCGCCTATTTTATGTTTGGTTGGCCCTCCGGGAGTTGGTAAAACATCTTTAGGAAAATCAATTGCAAAGGCGTTAGGCCGTAAATATGTACGTATGGCATTGGGTGGTATCCGCGATGAAGCAGAGATTCGTGGCCACCGTAAAACTTATATAGGTGCCATGCCGGGCCGTATTATTTCATCAATTAAAAAAGCCGGAGCAGATAACCCTGTTTTTGTTTTGGATGAGATTGATAAAGTAGGTACTGATCACCGTGGCGATCCATCATCAGCTTTGCTTGAAGTTTTAGACCCTGAGCAGAACAATGCTTTTTACGACCATTATGTAGAGGTGGATTACGATTTGTCAAACATCTTATTCATTGCCACAGCAAACTCTTTAAGTACGATACAGCCTGCTTTGTTAGACCGTATGGAGATTATTGAGGTGAACGGATATACTATTGAAGAGAAAATAGAGATTGCCAAAAAATACCTGTTGCCAAAACAGAAAGAAAACCATGGCTTGCAGACCAAAGATATTAGCCTTAAGACTACCCTGATCGAAAAAGTGATCGAAGATTATACAAGAGAATCGGGTGTGCGTGGCTTAGAGAAAAAAATCGGCTCTTTGGTACGTGGTGTGGCTACTAAGATTGCAATGGAAGAGACCTACGAAGTAAACTTAAGCAATGATGATGTTGAGCGTATTTTAGGTGCTCCGATTTACGATAAGGATTTGTACGAGGGTAATGAAGTTGCCGGGGTAGTAACAGGTTTAGCCTGGACAAGTGTTGGAGGTGATATTTTATTTATTGAATCGAGTTTAAGTCCTGGGAAAGGAAAATTAACCTTAACCGGTAACCTCGGGGATGTAATGAAAGAATCGGCCGTAATTGCTTTGGCTTATCTACGCGCCCATGCAGCTGAGTTTGGCATAGACTACACTTTATTTGACAATTGGGATGTTCACGTTCACGTGCCTGCAGGTGCTACACCAAAAGACGGACCTTCTGCTGGGGTAACGATGCTTACTGCTTTAACTTCTGCATTTACGCAACGTAAGGTAAAACAACATTTAGCTATGACTGGTGAGATTACTTTACGCGGAAAGGTGCTTCCTGTTGGTGGAATTAAGGAAAAAATTCTTGCGGCAAAAAGGGCAAACATTAAAGAAATTATCCTTTGCAAAAGCAATCGTAAAGATATTTTAGAGATTAAAGAAAGTTACATTAAAGATTTAACGTTTCACTATGTAACCGAAATGAGCGAAGTAATTGAATTGGCATTAACTAAAAATAAGGTAAAAAAGCCTATAGATCTGAGCGTTAAAATTGCTCCGATTGTAAACTAATTGCTAATTCTTTTGGATTGACGATCAAAAATCCAATTACAATAAATACTTTTATAGCCCGGGTAAATTGCCTGGGCTTTTTTATGAGATCATTTTTATTTACCATAGTTTTTTGTTCGGTTGTTTCAACCAGTTTTGCCCAATCTTTTAAAAACGAATTCGGTTTTAAAACTGAAAACGATGCTTATCTGGCTACATTAAATGATCGATATTATACCAACGGATTATTTATCTACTTCCGCCGGGCCATTAATACGGAAAAGCTATCCGATAATATCGAAAAGAAAACCTACGAAATTTCTGCCGGGCAAAAAATGTATACACCCTATTGGGGCCAGGTACCAAATAAAGCAGATCAGGACAGACCTTTTGCAGGTTACCTTTATGCCGGTGGTGCTTATTCGGTTTTCTACAAAAATGAAAGTGTTCTAAAAACAAGTGTAGAATTGGGAACGGTTGGCCCCAACTCACTTGCTCAAACTGCACAGCGCTTTCTGCATAAAACCGTTGGCTTTTATACTCCTGCAGGCTGGGATTACCAGATTAAAAATGAATTGGCCGTAAACTTTGCCGCAAATTACAGTAAACTACTTTTTAGACCTGAAGATCCTATCTTAGATATTAGTGCACAGGGTTATGCCAATTTAGGCACCACTTTTTCAGGGCTAGGCGCCTCGGTTTTATTTAGGGCAGGTAAAATCAATCAATTGTTCAATAGTGCTTACCATAATGCGGTAATTGGAAATTCGAAAACAAAAAGCCTAAACAATTCAGAGTTTTTCTTTTACGTTAAACCGCAGCTAAACTTTGTTGCCTATGATGCTACCATACAGGGAAGCCTTTTCAATAACAACAGTCCGGTAACATTTGGGGTAAAGCCAATCGTTTTTGAACAACAGTTTGGCGTAAATTATAGTTCGAAGCGATTTACAGCTGATTTTAATGTGATTTTTAAAACGAAAGAGGTT
This genomic interval carries:
- the lon gene encoding endopeptidase La; this encodes MSKQDIFDFHTAMPIINEDTEFFPLMSQQDEEEMNNEETPETLAILPLRNTVLFPGVVIPITVGRDKSIKLIKEAYKGNKIIGVVSQKDVSIEDPTFEQLNTVGTVANIIKLLQMPDGNTTVIIQGKQRFSLIEEVQNEPYIKAVVKKFEEQKHKADKEFKTLIASIREMSAQIIQLSPNIPSEASIALKNIESNSFLINFISSNMNAEMADKQKILEMDKLQERAQKVMELLMVELQMLELRNQIQSKVRTDLDKQQRDYFLNQQLKTIQEELGGNSADLEFDALQERAKKKKWTQAVADHFDKEIDKLGRMNPAAPDYSVQLNYLELLLDLPWSEFTKDNFDLKRAQRILDKDHFGLEKVKQRIIEYLAVLKLKRNMKAPILCLVGPPGVGKTSLGKSIAKALGRKYVRMALGGIRDEAEIRGHRKTYIGAMPGRIISSIKKAGADNPVFVLDEIDKVGTDHRGDPSSALLEVLDPEQNNAFYDHYVEVDYDLSNILFIATANSLSTIQPALLDRMEIIEVNGYTIEEKIEIAKKYLLPKQKENHGLQTKDISLKTTLIEKVIEDYTRESGVRGLEKKIGSLVRGVATKIAMEETYEVNLSNDDVERILGAPIYDKDLYEGNEVAGVVTGLAWTSVGGDILFIESSLSPGKGKLTLTGNLGDVMKESAVIALAYLRAHAAEFGIDYTLFDNWDVHVHVPAGATPKDGPSAGVTMLTALTSAFTQRKVKQHLAMTGEITLRGKVLPVGGIKEKILAAKRANIKEIILCKSNRKDILEIKESYIKDLTFHYVTEMSEVIELALTKNKVKKPIDLSVKIAPIVN
- a CDS encoding lipid A deacylase LpxR family protein, translating into MRSFLFTIVFCSVVSTSFAQSFKNEFGFKTENDAYLATLNDRYYTNGLFIYFRRAINTEKLSDNIEKKTYEISAGQKMYTPYWGQVPNKADQDRPFAGYLYAGGAYSVFYKNESVLKTSVELGTVGPNSLAQTAQRFLHKTVGFYTPAGWDYQIKNELAVNFAANYSKLLFRPEDPILDISAQGYANLGTTFSGLGASVLFRAGKINQLFNSAYHNAVIGNSKTKSLNNSEFFFYVKPQLNFVAYDATIQGSLFNNNSPVTFGVKPIVFEQQFGVNYSSKRFTADFNVIFKTKEVKSVAKAQNYGGLSLYYRFGKS